A window of Komagataella phaffii GS115 chromosome 1, complete sequence contains these coding sequences:
- a CDS encoding Small subunit of the heterodimeric cap binding complex that also contains Sto1p produces MSSDLGEFDTPDFDSTASRLDRPSSYLIHKARRNPNGYEELKKSLQSATVYVGRIGVYVTEEQIHELFSRCGKIREIIMGLNAKTQSPAGFCFVIFSSPTSALNAVKYLNGTMIFNNKMEIDLDPGFEDGRQFGRATDGSQKQYNSYQSRTRPSGGYGRSRQSNYRGGRRGGGGERGGYRSYNRNYENSENPRFTTGQLPPPPHQAQGYNNSYDNQYQGEYQNGYQGSHQSNQGGYQGGYQKDHQQHSYDNSQSNQGERTYDNSDRESYQSHQQDLPPHMK; encoded by the coding sequence ATGTCGTCAGATCTCGGAGAATTTGATACTCCTGATTTTGATAGTACTGCTTCCAGACTTGATAGACCTTCCTCCTACTTAATTCACAAAGCAAGACGAAATCCAAACGGATACGAAGAGCTCAAGAAATCCCTTCAGTCTGCCACCGTTTACGTCGGGCGCATAGGGGTCTACGTTACTGAAGAACAGATACATGAgcttttttcaagatgtGGTAAGATTAGGGAAATTATTATGGGATTGAATGCTAAGACTCAATCACCAGCAGGATTCTGTTTCGTTATATTCAGCTCCCCGACCTCGGCCCTTAACGCTGTCAAATATTTAAATGGAACAATGATTTTCAATAACAAGATGGAAATAGACTTGGATCCTGGATTCGAGGATGGAAGACAATTTGGACGTGCTACAGATGGTTCCCAGAAACAGTATAACTCGTACCAAAGTCGAACCAGGCCATCTGGGGGATACGGGAGATCAAGGCAAAGCAACTACCGTGGTGGCAGACGTGGAGGAGGCGGAGAAAGAGGTGGCTACAGATCTTACAATCGTAATTATGAGAACAGTGAAAACCCACGTTTCACCACTGGCCAACTACCTCCCCCCCCGCATCAAGCTCAGGGTTACAATAATTCGTATGATAACCAGTATCAGggagaatatcaaaatGGTTACCAAGGTAGCCACCAGAGCAATCAAGGAGGATATCAAGGAGGTTACCAAAAGGATCATCAGCAGCACTCCTATGATAACTCTCAATCCAATCAAGGTGAACGGACATACGATAATAGCGACAGAGAATCTTATCAATCTCATCAGCAGGATCTACCCCCTCATATGAAATAA
- a CDS encoding Nuclear thiol peroxidase, functions as an alkyl-hydroperoxide reductase during post-diauxic growth produces MVRRSTRLAGKRELEAEEEVKQEEKPNKKVTKQTKKVKIPKGDEEEHDVKQSNGSSKSSEKAAVPVSAPSTKLEVGDKISDLELLNQDSEPVKLTDLAAKKPILVIFAYPKASTPGCTRQAKGFGKNYEELKKYATVVGLSADSPNAQKNFISKQSLPYDLLTDPSREFIGLLGAKKQPKGVVRSHWIFVDGKLKVSQVGISPEKSVQSAYDQVLELAGK; encoded by the coding sequence ATGGTTAGAAGATCGACAAGACTAGcaggaaaaagagaattggAGGCAGAGGAGGAGGTTAAGCAGGAGGAGAAGCCCAATAAAAAAGTAACTAAGCAAACTAAGAAGGTGAAGATCCCCAAGGGGGACGAAGAGGAACACGACGTGAAACAATCAAATGGCTCCAGCAAATCCTCTGAAAAAGCTGCCGTTCCTGTTTCTGCTCCTTCCACAAAGTTGGAGGTTGGAGACAAAATCTCAGATCTGGAGCTGTTGAATCAGGACTCTGAACCGGTCAAACTTACAGACCTTGCTGCTAAGAAACCAATCTTAGTCATTTTTGCCTACCCAAAGGCTTCCACCCCTGGATGTACTAGGCAGGCAAAGGGTTTTGGTAAAAACTACGAGGAACTGAAGAAGTACGCCACGGTAGTGGGGTTATCAGCCGATTCTCCTAATGCTCagaaaaatttcatcagTAAACAGAGTCTGCCATATGATCTGTTGACTGATCCTTCAAGAGAATTCATTGGACTATTAGGTGCCAAGAAACAGCCAAAAGGGGTGGTGAGAAGTCACTGGATTTTTGTAGATGGAAAATTAAAAGTCTCCCAGGTTGGTATTTCACCTGAAAAGAGTGTGCAAAGTGCATATGATCAAGTCTTAGAATTAGCAGGTAAATAA
- a CDS encoding Putative transmembrane protein involved in export of ammonia, a starvation signal yields MSEQDFEKQISEDSYRHNDVQQVATSGANNEFIHIGNQKFRRSELAEAFGGTLNPGLTAPSVHKFANPAPLGLSAFALTTFVLSLINAHAMGVTTPNVVVGAAFFYGGFIQLLAGMWEMAIENTFGALALSSYGGFWMSWGVINTPWFGVAEAYGDNARDFEVGVGFFLLGWAIFTIMLTVCTLKSTVTFCGMFAILSLTFVMLAVGHLAPSVNCNRAGGVLGVVCAFFAWYNAYAGVATKQNSYLTVTALHLPGSDHYKKRN; encoded by the coding sequence ATGAGTGAacaagactttgaaaaacaaatcTCCGAGGACTCCTACCGCCACAACGATGTTCAGCAGGTAGCCACATCTGGTGCCAACAACGAATTCATTCACATTGGTAACCAAAAGTTCAGAAGATCTGAGCTGGCTGAGGCCTTCGGTGGTACGTTGAACCCAGGTTTAACTGCTCCTTCTGTTCACAAGTTTGCCAACCCAGCTCCATTGGGTCTGTCTGCCTTCGCCCTCACTACATTCGTCCTGTCCTTAATTAATGCTCACGCTATGGGTGTCACCACTCCAAACGTTGTTGTTGGTGCCGCTTTCTTCTACGGTGGATTTATCCAGCTGTTGGCTGGTATGTGGGAAATGGCAATCGAGAACACTTTCGGTGCTTTGGCCCTGAGTTCTTACGGTGGTTTCTGGATGTCTTGGGGTGTCATCAACACTCCATGGTTCGGAGTTGCCGAAGCCTATGGTGACAATGCTAGAGACTTTGAGGTTGGTGTCGGATTTTTCCTACTTGGCTGGGCCATTTTCACCATCATGCTGACTGTCTGTACGCTCAAGTCTACTGTTACTTTCTGTGGTATGTTTGCTATTCTGTCTCTGACTTTCGTGATGCTTGCTGTCGGCCACTTGGCTCCTTCTGTCAACTGTAACAGAGCTGGTGGTGTTTTGGGAGTTGTTTGTGCGTTCTTCGCCTGGTACAACGCCTACGCCGGTGTTGCTACTAAGCAGAACTCTTACTTAACTGTCACTGCCCTACACTTGCCAGGATCTGACCACTACAAGAAGCGTAATTAA